A part of Synechococcus sp. KORDI-49 genomic DNA contains:
- a CDS encoding MFS transporter: MTAPPLRLEQQRSLFLVASGVSTAGSFAGITAKGWILMHGSAEPLVLALNFAALSLPTLAISGPAGVLTDRIGCERVLVRSQWALLAAAALGALAIPLLDGTAQVLLLLGSTLLVGIAGAYEQTARNKYCSLLVNHPGELGSYLASFSVVFNVGKLVGPPIGGLLVAATGPAWALGIDATSYLLPIASVMFLLRPRRDQEQRSAPGERASLSNAWQDCGSTLRGVLSLTALLCLVNFFHPGLAPLIAERVLGPSPQDLGLFTSVLAAGSIAGGVVLQRNSDRFCRRPFLTLGGFGLVTSIAQLGMARSPGVAFSLAMAFLIGAGTAGLLSSCNLISQIGSPQVMRGRMAGLSQIAFLGGGGLSGLLAAALVMVTDLPTTFAISGGIGAALALLWIQRRSDQRLEPLRSA; this comes from the coding sequence TTGACCGCTCCTCCCCTGCGGCTGGAACAGCAGCGAAGCCTGTTCCTGGTCGCCTCCGGCGTGAGCACTGCCGGGTCCTTCGCCGGCATCACCGCGAAGGGCTGGATCCTCATGCACGGCAGTGCTGAACCGCTGGTGCTGGCTCTGAATTTCGCGGCTCTTTCGCTGCCAACCCTTGCGATCAGCGGACCCGCCGGCGTACTCACCGACCGCATCGGTTGCGAACGGGTGCTGGTGCGCTCGCAGTGGGCGCTGCTGGCAGCGGCAGCCCTGGGGGCCCTTGCGATCCCGCTGCTGGATGGCACAGCCCAGGTGCTGCTGCTCCTCGGCAGCACCCTGCTGGTGGGAATCGCCGGTGCCTACGAACAGACAGCCCGCAACAAGTACTGCTCGCTGCTGGTGAATCATCCCGGGGAGCTGGGGAGCTATCTGGCCAGCTTCTCGGTGGTGTTCAACGTGGGAAAACTGGTGGGTCCGCCGATCGGCGGCCTGCTGGTGGCCGCGACCGGGCCGGCCTGGGCCCTGGGCATCGACGCCACCAGCTATCTGCTGCCGATTGCCAGCGTGATGTTTCTGCTCCGGCCCAGGCGTGACCAGGAACAGCGCAGCGCCCCGGGTGAACGGGCCAGCCTCAGCAATGCCTGGCAGGACTGCGGATCCACACTTCGCGGAGTCCTGAGCCTGACCGCCCTGCTCTGTCTGGTGAATTTCTTCCATCCCGGACTCGCTCCCCTGATTGCGGAGCGCGTGCTCGGTCCTTCGCCCCAGGACCTCGGCTTGTTCACCAGCGTGCTGGCTGCCGGCAGCATCGCCGGCGGTGTGGTGCTGCAGCGCAACAGTGACCGTTTCTGCCGCCGTCCTTTTCTGACTCTGGGAGGCTTCGGACTGGTCACCTCGATCGCCCAGCTGGGCATGGCCCGGTCTCCGGGAGTCGCGTTCAGCCTGGCGATGGCCTTCCTGATCGGAGCCGGCACGGCAGGGTTGCTGAGCAGCTGCAACCTGATCAGCCAGATCGGTTCGCCCCAGGTGATGCGCGGCCGCATGGCCGGACTGAGTCAGATCGCCTTTCTCGGCGGGGGTGGGTTGAGCGGACTGCTGGCGGCCGCCCTCGTGATGGTCACGGATCTGCCGACCACCTTCGCGATCAGCGGCGGGATCGGTGCCGCTCTTGCACTGCTCTGGATTCAGCGACGCTCCGACCAGCGGCTGGAACCGCTCAGATCAGCTTGA
- a CDS encoding B12-binding domain-containing radical SAM protein has product MRTLFIYPEFPKTFWSYEKILELVNRKVLLPPLGMVTVAALLPQEWEMKLVDRNVREVTDAEWDWAELVIISGMIVQKDDMAVQIGRAKQRGLPVAVGGPFASSTPDAPELDEADFKILDEGEITLPLFLEALERGETSGRFTSDGDKPDVTATPIPRFDLLQLDAYDSMSVQFSRGCPFNCEFCDIIVLYGRKPRTKTPEQLVAELQSLYDLGWRRSIFLVDDNFIGNKRNAKLLLPEIRTWQEERGYPFSFATEASVDLADDDEMMRMMHDARFESVFLGIETPDESSLETARKVQNTRNPLDAAVDRITANGIRVMAGFIIGFDGEKDGAGHRIVDFVTRTGIPAAMMGMLQALPKTALWARLEKEGRLIQGEEAAKGVNQTNLLNFKPTRPIRDIANEYVEAFCALYEPNAYMDRVYSYYLKMGAPRWKAAPKLPTWTDLRALSIVIWRQGIKRDTRGRFWKYMLGMARQNPALLEQFLVVLAHNEHFLEYRSIVQREIREQLESLPPEEPSTTRSLQTV; this is encoded by the coding sequence ATGCGCACCCTCTTCATCTATCCCGAGTTCCCGAAAACCTTCTGGAGCTACGAAAAGATTCTGGAGCTGGTGAACCGCAAGGTCCTGCTCCCTCCGCTGGGGATGGTGACGGTGGCGGCCCTGCTTCCCCAGGAGTGGGAGATGAAATTGGTCGACCGCAACGTCCGCGAGGTCACGGATGCGGAATGGGACTGGGCGGAACTGGTGATCATCTCCGGGATGATCGTTCAGAAGGACGACATGGCCGTGCAGATCGGCCGCGCCAAGCAGCGCGGCCTGCCCGTGGCCGTCGGCGGGCCATTCGCCAGCTCCACCCCGGACGCACCCGAACTCGACGAAGCGGATTTCAAGATCCTCGATGAGGGCGAAATCACCCTTCCTCTGTTCCTGGAGGCACTCGAGCGCGGTGAAACCAGCGGCCGCTTCACGTCGGACGGTGACAAGCCGGATGTGACGGCAACGCCGATTCCCCGCTTTGATCTGCTGCAGCTCGACGCCTACGACTCCATGAGCGTGCAGTTCTCCCGGGGCTGTCCGTTCAACTGCGAGTTCTGCGACATCATCGTTCTCTACGGCCGCAAACCGCGCACCAAGACGCCTGAGCAGCTGGTGGCAGAGCTTCAGTCGCTCTACGACCTGGGCTGGCGTCGTTCCATCTTCCTGGTGGACGACAACTTCATCGGCAACAAGCGCAACGCCAAGTTGCTGTTGCCCGAGATCCGCACCTGGCAGGAGGAGCGTGGTTATCCCTTCAGCTTCGCGACAGAAGCTTCCGTGGACCTCGCCGATGACGATGAAATGATGCGCATGATGCACGACGCACGCTTCGAAAGCGTGTTCCTCGGCATCGAAACGCCGGATGAGTCGAGCCTCGAAACCGCCCGCAAGGTGCAGAACACCAGGAATCCACTCGATGCGGCTGTGGATCGGATCACCGCTAACGGGATCCGTGTGATGGCCGGGTTCATCATCGGTTTCGACGGTGAGAAGGATGGTGCCGGCCACCGCATCGTTGATTTCGTGACCCGCACCGGCATTCCCGCCGCGATGATGGGAATGCTGCAGGCCCTGCCGAAAACAGCCCTGTGGGCCCGTCTGGAAAAGGAAGGTCGTCTGATCCAGGGCGAAGAAGCCGCCAAGGGCGTGAACCAGACCAACCTGCTCAACTTCAAGCCCACCCGACCGATCCGGGACATCGCCAACGAGTACGTCGAAGCGTTCTGCGCCCTGTATGAGCCCAATGCCTACATGGACCGGGTTTACAGCTACTACCTGAAGATGGGAGCTCCCCGCTGGAAGGCCGCCCCCAAACTCCCCACCTGGACAGACCTTCGTGCGCTCAGCATCGTGATCTGGCGCCAGGGCATCAAGCGGGACACCCGCGGACGCTTCTGGAAATACATGCTGGGCATGGCCCGCCAGAATCCTGCCCTGCTGGAACAGTTCCTGGTGGTGCTTGCCCACAACGAGCACTTCCTCGAGTACCGCTCGATCGTGCAGCGTGAGATCCGCGAGCAGCTGGAGTCGCTGCCTCCCGAAGAGCCCAGCACGACCAGGTCACTCCAAACGGTCTGA
- a CDS encoding DUF4346 domain-containing protein translates to MVMTSELPAVAEAIDGLDESLSQRFIALDPKGYFLIKVDRGAAELILEHYGNTIDAKGLAHDPETGEVLSCRGGSRSRSPSAVFRGRSAKEIGIQLTEGEGPHPLSRLDHALYLGRELQKAEHCLRSGVDYVQD, encoded by the coding sequence ATGGTCATGACATCTGAACTCCCTGCGGTGGCCGAGGCGATCGATGGTCTCGATGAGAGCCTCTCCCAGCGCTTCATCGCGCTCGATCCCAAGGGCTATTTCCTGATCAAGGTTGATCGGGGAGCCGCTGAGCTGATCCTCGAGCATTACGGCAACACGATCGATGCCAAGGGACTGGCCCATGATCCTGAGACGGGAGAGGTGCTGAGCTGCCGCGGTGGCAGCCGTTCCCGTTCCCCATCAGCGGTGTTCCGCGGTCGCAGTGCCAAGGAGATCGGCATCCAGCTCACCGAAGGCGAGGGGCCTCATCCCCTCAGCCGTCTTGATCACGCTCTTTATCTCGGCCGTGAACTGCAGAAGGCTGAGCACTGCCTTCGCAGCGGAGTCGACTACGTCCAGGACTGA
- a CDS encoding GNAT family N-acetyltransferase, giving the protein MVALTARWHRSIQEIPEQHWQALVGADAIPFYRWGWLDALETSGSIVPDQGWQPLHLALWRGDTPIAVAPLYLKGHSYGEFVFDQTFARLAADLGLRYYPKLLGMSPVSPVLGYRFHVLDGEDAAELTAVLMQAIDAFCEHNGILSCNFLYVDPEWRPLAEAAGCATWLNQQSLWSRGDDRSFDDYLRGFNANQRRNIKRERKAVSQAGLTVTPLTGEQLDLQLMKSMHGFYEQHCARWGPWGSKYLEERFFETLAADQRDQVVLFSAHRGDPHQPVAMSMCVRDQRSLWGRYWGSEEDVDCLHFEVCYYAPIAWAIEQGLESFDPGAGGSHKRRRGFVARPHASLHRWYHPRMDALIRAWLPKVNGLMLEEIEAINAELPFKTEAPGLTL; this is encoded by the coding sequence ATGGTTGCGCTCACCGCTCGCTGGCACCGGTCGATCCAGGAGATTCCGGAGCAGCACTGGCAGGCTCTGGTGGGGGCTGACGCCATCCCCTTCTACCGCTGGGGCTGGCTGGATGCTCTGGAAACCTCCGGCAGCATCGTGCCCGATCAGGGCTGGCAGCCGCTGCATCTCGCCCTTTGGCGCGGCGACACGCCCATTGCCGTCGCCCCTCTCTATCTGAAAGGCCACAGTTACGGCGAGTTCGTCTTTGATCAGACCTTCGCGCGCCTCGCCGCTGACCTGGGTCTGCGGTATTACCCCAAGCTGCTGGGGATGAGCCCCGTCAGTCCGGTGCTCGGTTACCGCTTCCATGTGCTGGATGGAGAGGACGCCGCGGAGCTCACCGCCGTGCTGATGCAGGCGATCGATGCCTTCTGCGAGCACAACGGAATCCTCAGCTGCAACTTCCTCTACGTCGATCCCGAGTGGAGGCCGCTCGCCGAAGCCGCCGGCTGTGCCACCTGGCTGAATCAGCAGAGCCTCTGGAGCCGTGGTGACGATCGCAGCTTCGATGACTATCTGCGGGGGTTCAATGCCAACCAGAGGCGCAACATCAAGCGCGAACGCAAGGCTGTCTCGCAGGCGGGTCTCACGGTGACCCCCCTGACGGGGGAGCAGCTGGACCTGCAGCTCATGAAGAGCATGCATGGTTTCTACGAGCAGCACTGCGCCCGATGGGGGCCCTGGGGAAGCAAGTACCTCGAAGAGCGCTTCTTCGAGACCCTGGCTGCCGACCAGCGCGATCAGGTGGTGCTGTTCTCCGCCCATCGCGGCGACCCGCATCAGCCGGTGGCGATGTCGATGTGCGTGCGGGATCAGCGCTCACTCTGGGGTCGTTACTGGGGCAGCGAAGAAGACGTCGACTGCCTGCATTTCGAGGTCTGTTACTACGCTCCGATCGCCTGGGCGATTGAACAGGGTCTGGAGAGCTTCGATCCCGGCGCCGGCGGAAGCCACAAGCGCCGTCGCGGCTTTGTGGCCCGCCCCCACGCCAGCCTGCACCGCTGGTATCACCCCCGCATGGACGCTCTGATCCGTGCCTGGCTGCCCAAGGTGAACGGCCTGATGCTGGAGGAGATCGAGGCCATCAATGCCGAACTGCCCTTCAAGACGGAAGCGCCGGGCCTGACTTTGTAA
- a CDS encoding RibD family protein produces MPPSDAATGPQRPHVRLVLAVSLDGRLAPPQGGAAQLGGPGDRRVLEEALVWADACLIGAGTLRAHRCTALIRDQDLLEQRLSAGRPAQPAAVVVSRGHAFPIEWRFFQQPLERWLLAPSAVERGFDRWIPLGQSWDKRLLTLSSLGVQHLVLLGGSRLAADLLQEDAVEELQLTLVPSLLGGVHSWLPQDAHALPGSLGSPRSWRLDEVRPLPGDELLTRYRRIR; encoded by the coding sequence TTGCCACCGTCTGATGCGGCGACCGGCCCGCAACGGCCGCATGTTCGGTTGGTGCTGGCGGTCAGTCTCGATGGTCGGTTAGCTCCCCCCCAGGGAGGAGCTGCCCAGCTGGGCGGTCCTGGTGACCGGCGAGTGCTGGAGGAGGCTCTGGTCTGGGCGGATGCCTGCCTGATCGGAGCCGGCACGCTCAGGGCCCATCGCTGCACGGCACTCATCCGTGATCAGGATCTGTTGGAGCAGCGCCTCAGCGCAGGCCGCCCTGCCCAGCCTGCGGCGGTGGTGGTGAGTCGTGGTCATGCCTTCCCAATCGAGTGGCGCTTCTTTCAGCAACCGCTGGAGCGCTGGTTGCTCGCCCCGTCTGCCGTGGAGAGGGGTTTTGATCGCTGGATTCCGTTGGGGCAATCATGGGACAAGCGACTGTTGACCCTGTCATCGCTTGGAGTGCAGCACCTTGTGCTGCTCGGAGGGAGCCGTCTGGCAGCTGATCTGCTTCAGGAGGACGCCGTCGAGGAACTTCAGCTGACCCTGGTGCCATCTCTTCTCGGCGGTGTTCACAGTTGGCTGCCGCAGGATGCACACGCTCTGCCAGGTTCACTCGGTTCGCCTCGCTCCTGGCGGTTGGACGAGGTCCGCCCGCTTCCAGGAGATGAGTTGCTGACGCGCTACAGGCGGATCCGTTGA
- a CDS encoding 6-carboxytetrahydropterin synthase produces the protein MTETKSPARHGQGRGCVITRRACFSASHRYWLPELSADDNAARFGPCAISPGHGHNYELIVSMAGGLDADGMVLNLSEVKHAIRSEVTGQLDFRFLNEAWPEFDLSTPSGCLPTTEALVRVIWQRLSSHLPITALRLYEQPGLWADYLGHPMDAFLTIRTHFAAAHRLARPELSQEENERIYGKCARPHGHGHNYLVDVTVRGAIDPRTGMVCDLSALQRLVDDLVVEPFDHTFLNKDVPFFADCVPTAENIALHIADRLSTPVKAIGAHLHKIRLQESPNNAAEVYAESPQLEMTPATLESVATV, from the coding sequence ATGACTGAAACGAAGTCACCTGCACGCCACGGCCAGGGTCGTGGTTGTGTGATCACGCGGAGGGCCTGCTTCAGTGCCAGCCACCGCTACTGGTTGCCCGAACTCTCGGCGGATGACAATGCGGCCCGGTTCGGACCCTGTGCCATCTCACCGGGCCATGGCCATAACTACGAGTTGATCGTTTCCATGGCCGGTGGCCTCGATGCCGACGGCATGGTGCTGAATCTCTCCGAGGTGAAGCACGCCATCCGCAGTGAGGTGACCGGTCAGCTGGACTTCCGCTTCCTCAACGAGGCCTGGCCGGAGTTCGATCTCTCAACCCCCTCCGGCTGTCTTCCCACCACCGAGGCGCTGGTGCGGGTGATCTGGCAGCGTCTCAGCTCCCACCTGCCGATCACGGCGCTGCGCCTCTACGAACAACCGGGCCTCTGGGCCGACTACCTCGGACATCCCATGGACGCCTTTCTGACCATTCGGACCCACTTCGCCGCTGCGCATCGTCTGGCCCGGCCGGAACTGAGCCAGGAGGAGAACGAGCGCATCTACGGCAAATGCGCCCGTCCCCATGGCCACGGCCACAACTATCTGGTGGATGTGACGGTGCGCGGTGCCATCGATCCCCGCACCGGCATGGTCTGCGATCTCTCAGCGTTGCAGCGGTTGGTGGACGATCTGGTGGTGGAGCCTTTCGATCACACGTTCCTCAACAAGGATGTGCCGTTCTTCGCCGACTGCGTTCCCACCGCTGAGAACATCGCTCTGCACATCGCCGATCGTCTCAGCACGCCGGTGAAGGCGATCGGAGCGCATCTGCACAAAATCCGGTTGCAGGAGAGTCCGAACAATGCCGCTGAGGTCTACGCCGAGTCGCCTCAGCTGGAGATGACCCCTGCAACGCTCGAGTCGGTTGCCACCGTCTGA